Proteins encoded by one window of Rhodamnia argentea isolate NSW1041297 chromosome 6, ASM2092103v1, whole genome shotgun sequence:
- the LOC115733531 gene encoding ubiquitin-conjugating enzyme E2 2, with protein sequence MSTPARKRLMRDFKRLQQDPPAGISGAPQDNNIMLWNAVIFGPDDTPWDGGTFKLTLQFTEDYPNKPPTVRFVSRMFHPNIYADGSICLDILQNQWSPIYDVAAILTSIQSLLCDPNPNSPANSEAARMFSENKREYNRRVREIVEQSWTAD encoded by the exons ATGTCAACTCCTGCGAGGAAGAGGCTGATGAGGGATTTTAAGAGGTTGCAACAGGACCCACCGGCGGGCATTAGTGGTGCACCCCAAGATAATAACATTATGCTTTGGAATGCCGTGATATTCGG TCCTGACGATACTCCATGGGATGGAG GTACGTTCAAGTTGACTCTTCAGTTTACAGAGGATTATCCAAATAAACCTCCGACAGTGCGCTTTGTTTCTCGAATGTTTCACCCAAATA TTTATGCCGATGGAAGTATCTGTTTGGATATATTGCAAAACCAGTGGAGTCCTATATATGATGTTGCAGCAATACTCACATCTATCCAG TCTTTACTGTGTGATCCCAATCCAAACTCTCCTGCAAACTCGGAAGCGGCTCGGATGTTCAGCGAGAACAAGCGTGAATACAACCGAAGAGTGAGGGAGATAGTGGAGCAGAGCTGGACGGCTGATTAA